A genomic segment from Truepera sp. encodes:
- a CDS encoding Gfo/Idh/MocA family oxidoreductase, whose translation MSASGGSPRTLRVAVVGAGVMGRHHATNYMTLPQVRLVAVVDVDPEKRAEARRAYGCATYATVEEMLGREVIDAASVAVPTSLHFAVTRMLLDAGVHVLVEKPVATEVAQATALANLSSERGLVLQVGHITRFYGAVQLLAREVKEPYLIEARRLSPSQRVKDVGVVLDLMIHDIDILLGLVHSAVVDVAASGLPLNGSPLEDLAATQIRFENGCVARLLASRVSPDPERTMLIIERDKMVRIDFAKEPYSEVQFFRSPGAARSAGHVTLDRHMVHDENPLRKELEHFLARIESKADPIGTLADDMRSLQLATRILDVMRAPRLVPVH comes from the coding sequence GTGAGCGCCTCGGGGGGGTCGCCGCGAACACTGCGCGTCGCCGTGGTCGGCGCCGGCGTCATGGGGCGCCACCACGCCACCAACTACATGACCCTCCCGCAGGTAAGGCTCGTCGCCGTGGTCGACGTCGACCCCGAGAAGCGCGCCGAGGCCCGCAGGGCCTACGGCTGCGCTACCTACGCGACCGTCGAGGAGATGCTCGGCCGCGAGGTGATCGACGCGGCGAGCGTGGCCGTCCCGACCAGCCTGCACTTCGCCGTCACGCGTATGCTGCTGGACGCGGGCGTCCACGTTCTCGTGGAGAAGCCGGTGGCCACCGAGGTGGCTCAGGCGACCGCTCTCGCGAACCTCTCCAGCGAGCGCGGCCTGGTGCTCCAGGTTGGTCACATCACACGCTTCTACGGCGCCGTGCAGCTCCTGGCCCGTGAGGTGAAGGAGCCCTACCTCATCGAGGCGCGCCGCCTCTCGCCCTCGCAGCGGGTGAAGGACGTCGGCGTCGTCCTCGACCTGATGATCCACGACATCGACATCCTGCTGGGTCTGGTGCACAGCGCGGTGGTCGACGTGGCGGCGTCCGGCCTGCCCCTCAACGGTTCTCCGCTCGAGGACCTGGCCGCCACCCAGATCCGCTTCGAGAACGGCTGCGTGGCCCGGCTGTTGGCGAGCCGCGTCTCGCCCGACCCGGAGCGCACCATGCTGATAATCGAGCGCGACAAGATGGTGCGCATCGACTTCGCGAAGGAGCCTTACAGCGAGGTGCAGTTCTTTCGCTCGCCCGGTGCCGCCCGCAGCGCGGGCCACGTGACGCTCGACCGCCACATGGTCCACGACGAGAACCCGCTGCGCAAGGAGCTCGAGCACTTCCTGGCCCGCATCGAGAGCAAGGCCGATCCCATCGGCACGCTCGCCGACGACATGCGCTCGCTCCAGCTCGCCACCAGGATCCTCGACGTCATGCGCGCCCCGCGGCTCGTGCCTGTACACTGA
- a CDS encoding UDP-3-O-acyl-N-acetylglucosamine deacetylase, with translation MTLVTGRAVHSGAITRVTLHRAAGATRFLRAGTQVPADLDHVIGAERATSLGAGNARVHLVEHLLAALRVAGFYSGVLIETSADELPILDGSAAPWAAAIAELGEPPPPPPPIVVRTPLEVALRGGVARAAPGLERLSYSIDFVHPAIGIQAWEGGPDAYGDLLPARTFGFEADWEALKARGLALGAREEHVIVFAMDGPTRPLRHPQEPVRHKALDALGDLVLLGRPVAGHLSIHRGSHALHHELARAIRRTSETV, from the coding sequence GTGACGCTCGTGACGGGCCGCGCGGTTCATAGCGGCGCGATCACGCGGGTGACGCTCCACCGCGCCGCCGGCGCCACCCGCTTCTTGCGGGCCGGCACGCAGGTGCCCGCGGACCTGGACCACGTGATCGGCGCCGAGCGGGCCACCAGCCTCGGGGCCGGCAACGCACGGGTTCACCTCGTCGAGCACCTGCTCGCCGCCCTGCGAGTGGCAGGGTTCTACTCCGGGGTGCTTATCGAGACCAGCGCGGACGAGCTGCCCATACTCGACGGCTCCGCGGCGCCCTGGGCAGCCGCCATCGCGGAGTTGGGCGAGCCGCCCCCTCCCCCGCCGCCCATCGTCGTCCGGACCCCGCTCGAGGTCGCGCTGCGCGGCGGCGTGGCGCGCGCCGCGCCCGGGCTAGAACGTCTCAGCTACTCCATCGACTTCGTACACCCGGCCATCGGCATTCAAGCCTGGGAAGGCGGACCGGACGCCTACGGCGACCTGCTGCCCGCCCGGACCTTCGGCTTCGAGGCCGACTGGGAGGCCCTGAAGGCACGCGGTCTCGCCCTGGGAGCGCGCGAGGAGCATGTTATCGTCTTCGCAATGGACGGGCCCACACGTCCCCTTCGCCACCCACAGGAACCCGTACGCCACAAAGCGTTAGACGCCCTGGGCGACCTGGTGCTGCTCGGCAGGCCGGTCGCGGGCCACCTGAGCATCCACCGGGGGTCACACGCCCTCCACCACGAGCTGGCGCGGGCGATCCGGCGCACTTCGGAAACCGTGTGA
- the lpxD gene encoding UDP-3-O-(3-hydroxymyristoyl)glucosamine N-acyltransferase, which produces MTDQVGCTVAELLTEIGAELGSGGGEQVGARRLTRLIDAGMLASEGVAADDCLCVMSPREASMGPPASPPGLLLVPPATSWLADYPGAAAEVPDARLALAIASRRFARPHLPPRGVHPDATVHPSARLGAGVRVAAGAVIGDLAVLDDDCSVGEGAVVGAGARLGAGCTVHPNAVLYPGVKLGRRVIVHAGAVIGADGFGYAASPGGAVKVHHLGGVVLEDDVEVGANSCIDRGTIQDTVVGRRTKIDNHCQVGHNVIIGSDTLIAAMAGIGGSTTIGSGVILGGYVAVTDHVTIGDGARVAGRSGVTKDVPAGATWAGFPARPHRQFVRELYLLGKLEELWRRAKAGEGSE; this is translated from the coding sequence GTGACTGACCAGGTCGGTTGCACCGTAGCCGAACTACTTACCGAGATCGGCGCAGAGCTCGGTTCGGGCGGCGGGGAGCAGGTGGGGGCGCGGCGCCTGACGCGGCTGATCGACGCCGGCATGCTCGCCAGTGAAGGAGTGGCCGCAGACGACTGCCTGTGCGTTATGAGCCCGCGCGAGGCGTCCATGGGCCCGCCCGCCAGCCCACCCGGGCTACTGCTGGTGCCGCCAGCGACCAGCTGGCTGGCCGACTACCCGGGCGCGGCGGCCGAGGTGCCCGACGCCCGCCTGGCGCTGGCGATCGCCAGCCGCAGGTTCGCGCGCCCCCACCTGCCGCCAAGGGGGGTCCACCCCGACGCCACCGTTCACCCCTCTGCGCGCCTGGGCGCGGGCGTGCGCGTGGCGGCCGGTGCCGTCATCGGAGACCTCGCCGTCCTGGACGACGACTGCAGCGTCGGGGAGGGCGCCGTGGTGGGGGCCGGCGCCAGGCTCGGTGCCGGCTGCACCGTTCACCCCAACGCCGTGCTCTACCCGGGCGTCAAGCTCGGCCGCCGCGTGATCGTACATGCAGGTGCCGTGATCGGCGCCGACGGGTTCGGTTACGCCGCCTCGCCGGGCGGCGCCGTGAAGGTGCATCACCTCGGCGGCGTAGTCCTGGAAGACGACGTCGAGGTCGGTGCGAACAGTTGCATCGACCGCGGCACCATCCAAGACACGGTGGTGGGTCGGCGCACCAAGATCGACAACCACTGCCAGGTGGGGCACAACGTGATCATCGGCTCCGACACGCTCATCGCTGCCATGGCGGGCATCGGTGGCAGCACCACGATAGGGTCCGGGGTCATCCTCGGCGGTTACGTGGCCGTTACCGACCACGTGACCATCGGCGATGGCGCGCGCGTCGCGGGCCGCAGCGGGGTCACGAAGGACGTGCCCGCGGGCGCCACCTGGGCCGGGTTCCCGGCGCGGCCCCACCGGCAGTTCGTCCGCGAGCTTTACCTCCTGGGCAAGCTCGAGGAGCTGTGGCGCCGAGCCAAGGCGGGAGAAGGGTCGGAGTGA
- a CDS encoding rod shape-determining protein has protein sequence MFFRLGQEMGVDLGTATVLIYVKGKGIMLREPSVIAMVRDTGEVKAVGEEAYLMLGRTPGNIVAVRPMRDGVIADYDLTEKMLQAFVRKVLTGPSRLFKPQIMVCVPSGVTEVERRAVLQATREVGARKAYLIEEPLAAAIGAGVKIAEPTGSMIVDVGGGTTDIAIISLGGIVVSESLRIAGNEFDESIIRYIRHKENLLIGDRTAESVKTRVGAAMLRGPADDLDMEVRGRDLINGLPKSITVTSKEIVEALKEPIAKIADGVRRVLEQAPPELVSDVIDRGIIMTGGGSLLRNFDELLRETTGIPVMVAENATDSVALGTGMALDMLHVLQDALISDHFLRR, from the coding sequence ATGTTCTTCAGACTTGGCCAAGAGATGGGGGTCGACCTGGGCACGGCGACCGTCCTCATCTACGTGAAAGGCAAGGGCATCATGTTACGCGAACCGTCGGTGATCGCGATGGTGCGCGACACCGGCGAGGTCAAGGCCGTGGGCGAGGAGGCCTACCTCATGCTTGGCCGCACCCCCGGCAACATCGTCGCGGTGCGCCCCATGCGCGACGGGGTCATCGCCGACTACGACCTCACGGAGAAGATGCTGCAGGCGTTCGTGCGCAAGGTGCTCACCGGCCCCAGCCGGCTCTTCAAGCCGCAGATCATGGTCTGCGTGCCGTCGGGCGTGACGGAGGTCGAGCGCCGCGCCGTGCTGCAAGCGACGCGCGAGGTCGGTGCCCGCAAGGCCTACCTGATCGAGGAGCCGCTGGCGGCGGCCATCGGCGCCGGGGTCAAGATCGCCGAGCCCACCGGCTCGATGATCGTCGACGTGGGCGGCGGCACGACCGACATAGCCATCATCTCGCTGGGCGGCATCGTCGTATCCGAAAGCCTCCGCATAGCGGGCAACGAGTTCGACGAGTCGATAATCCGCTACATCCGCCACAAGGAGAACCTCCTGATAGGCGACCGCACGGCCGAGTCCGTGAAGACGCGCGTGGGCGCCGCCATGCTGCGCGGGCCGGCGGACGACCTCGACATGGAGGTCCGCGGCCGCGACCTCATCAACGGCCTGCCGAAGAGCATCACCGTGACGTCCAAGGAGATAGTGGAGGCCCTCAAGGAGCCGATCGCGAAGATCGCCGACGGCGTCCGCAGGGTGCTGGAGCAGGCCCCGCCGGAACTGGTGAGCGACGTGATCGACCGGGGCATCATCATGACGGGCGGCGGGTCGCTGCTGCGTAACTTCGACGAACTGCTGCGCGAGACCACGGGCATCCCCGTCATGGTGGCGGAGAACGCCACCGACTCCGTGGCGCTGGGCACCGGGATGGCCCTCGACATGCTCCACGTCTTGCAAGACGCGCTGATCTCAGATCATTTCCTGAGGCGCTGA
- the tsaB gene encoding tRNA (adenosine(37)-N6)-threonylcarbamoyltransferase complex dimerization subunit type 1 TsaB — translation MNPSDGLTLCIDGATSYLALALVRRAEALGSTSEDVGRAHSAVMIASLGALLERAGIEASDVARLVVGIGPGSYTGVRVAVATAKGLARAWGVPLHGASSLLALAGSQVAPGEDALAVADARRGNVYAQHVRRLASEPDVLRYEEVEGPRKLRRDSLATEFPGLRLVEGAQPDAAALAWAARVDQAAEPYYL, via the coding sequence ATGAACCCAAGCGACGGCCTCACCCTCTGCATCGACGGTGCCACCAGCTACCTGGCGCTGGCGCTGGTCCGGCGCGCGGAAGCCTTGGGGAGCACGTCCGAGGACGTCGGCCGCGCCCACTCGGCCGTCATGATCGCCTCGCTGGGCGCCCTGCTCGAGCGGGCCGGGATAGAAGCCAGCGACGTGGCCCGGCTCGTGGTGGGCATCGGACCGGGTTCGTACACGGGCGTCCGAGTGGCCGTGGCTACCGCCAAGGGCCTGGCCCGCGCCTGGGGCGTGCCGCTTCACGGCGCGTCCTCGCTGCTGGCGCTGGCCGGGTCGCAGGTGGCGCCGGGCGAGGACGCCCTGGCCGTGGCGGACGCTCGTCGCGGCAACGTCTACGCACAGCACGTGAGGCGTCTCGCCTCGGAACCAGACGTGCTCCGCTACGAGGAGGTGGAGGGGCCCAGGAAGCTGCGCCGGGACTCCCTCGCCACGGAGTTCCCAGGGTTGCGCCTCGTGGAGGGCGCCCAACCGGACGCGGCGGCGCTCGCCTGGGCCGCGCGCGTCGACCAGGCCGCCGAGCCCTACTACCTGTGA
- the tsaE gene encoding tRNA (adenosine(37)-N6)-threonylcarbamoyltransferase complex ATPase subunit type 1 TsaE translates to MTTAGAAFPANALPLRTLDDTLDLARTALQALPAGALLLLSGPLGAGKTTFTQALGKVLRVVAPVTSPTYTLVHEYPSPGGTLVHLDAYRLGSAEPLAGSMLDDYLERARLVVVEWGEQLLAAYPEAWWLEFGFLDQPDGAGDEGNRLRYARWRVTHPT, encoded by the coding sequence GTGACCACCGCAGGCGCCGCGTTCCCCGCGAACGCGCTGCCGTTAAGGACCCTCGACGACACCCTCGACCTGGCGCGCACTGCGCTGCAGGCGCTGCCCGCGGGGGCCCTTCTGCTCCTCTCCGGACCGCTGGGGGCCGGCAAGACCACCTTCACGCAGGCGTTGGGCAAGGTGTTGCGGGTCGTAGCGCCCGTCACCAGTCCCACCTACACCCTCGTGCACGAGTACCCGTCCCCAGGCGGCACGCTCGTGCACCTCGACGCCTACCGCCTGGGCAGCGCGGAGCCGTTGGCCGGCAGCATGCTCGACGATTACCTCGAGCGGGCCCGGCTCGTGGTCGTCGAGTGGGGTGAGCAACTGCTCGCCGCATACCCCGAAGCCTGGTGGCTGGAGTTCGGCTTCTTGGACCAGCCCGACGGGGCCGGCGACGAGGGGAACCGGCTGCGATACGCGCGCTGGCGAGTCACCCATCCCACATGA